The DNA window ACTTTTTGCACCATACCTCTCGCACGAGGCAAAAGCAGAAGCGATACTATTGAGAATGTAGTGGAGAATGCTAAAAAGATTGCAGCCAGCGGCGTGAAAGAAGTGGTGTTAACAGGAGTTAACATTGGTGATTTTGGTTACGGAAGAGATATTGATGGGGATGTAAAGAAGAGAAAGAACTATACGTTTTTAGATTTAATCAAGGCATTGGATGAAGTGGAAGGTATTGAGCGATTCCGCATCTCTTCTATTGAACCCAATTTATTAAAAGACGAAATCATTGAATTTGTGGCGCAATCCAAACGTTTTATGCCGCACTTTCACATTCCACTTCAAAGCGGTAACAACGAATTATTAAAGCGCATGAAGCGCCGTTATTTAAGAGAGCTGTATTCCGACAGAGTAGCGAAAATAAAAATTTTAATGCCGCATTGCTGTATTGGTGTGGATGTAATTGTAGGTTTTCCGGGAGAAACGGAAGAACAATTTTTAGACACGTATAATTTTATTAATGGATTAGACGTTTCGTACTTGCATGTGTTTACATATAGCGAACGCGATAATACCGAGGCCATTGAAATGCCAAATCCGATTCCTGTTTCTGAAAGAAAAAGACGCAATAAGATGTTACGAATTTTATCGGCGAAAAAACTGCGCGCTTTTTATGAGCAAAACATTGGTAAAACCTCAACGGTTATTTTCGAGAACGAATCAAAAGGTGATTTCATGTTTGGTTTTACGGAGAATTACGTAAAGGTGAAGCACACTTACAATGCCGACTTAGTAAATACAGCCGTAAAAGTTACACTGAACGACTTCGATGAAGAAGGAAATGTAATCTGTAAAATTTCAGAGGAGATTCCTGCTTAAAAATCACACCACAAACTTTTCAGAAAAAAAACGACTTTCTTTATCGGTTACGCAAACCGTATAGGTTCCTTTAGGTAAATGTGAAAAATTATAGGTGTTCTTTTCAAAGTTGCTTTCTACAAGAAATCCATCCTGATTAAATAATTTAAACGAATGGATATCGGAATCATGTTGAACCGTTAAGGTGCGTTGTTCGGTATCAATGATTAAGTTCATAGTACAAGGGATCTGTTTTAGCCAAATTATGAATTGTACTTTCTTTTATAAATACCCGCCTGTGGGTATATCTAAAGAAATCAATGGGTGCGTTTAAATGTAATCCTGAACTTTTACCTAAACAAGATTTACAGTGTGGATACCCGGTTTGGGTTTATAAGTGGTTGTTTTTTTAATGTGGAAACTAAGTCCACATTGATTTATATGTATCCGGAAATGTGATGGTTTGTTTATCTTTAAAAATCCCAAACACTGCGCTTCCGCTTCCGCTCATTGATGCATAAACGGCACCGGCTTCATAGAGTTGGTTTTTTAATTTCTCCACTTCGGGATACTTTTTAAAAATGCTTTTTTCAAAATCGTTAACCAAGCAATTTTTCCAATTGGAAATGGGTTCATTTTCTACAATTTCCTTAACCGAACGTAATGGTTTGTTGGGAATAACGCCATCGTAAGCTTCCTTGGTATTACTATTAATGCCCGGATGTACCACTAAAATACGATAGTCCTTTAAGTTTACCTTAACCGAACTGAACTCATCCCCTTTGCCCACCGCAAAAACGGGGGTATTTTCTATAAAAAAAGCGCAATCAGACCCTAATTTGCGGGCAATATTGGTTAACTGCTCTTGACTCAATCCTAAACTAAACTTTTGATTGATAATTTTCAGAAAAAAAGCCGCATCGGAACTGCCCCCGCCGAGTCCGGCTCCCATTGGCAAAACCTTACGTAAATTGACTTTTAAATGGGGTAATTTAACCTCAGCGCTCAAGGCCTTCCAGGCTTTATAAATGATGTTTTCTTCAATGGGTCCGGCTACTGTTAAACCGCTTGTTTCCAAATCAAAAGGCTGAGAGCCTCCATCCAAAACTTCGAGGGCATCACACCAATTAATGGGATAAAAAACCGTCTCGATGTTATGAAAACCGTCCGGTCTTTTCTCTATCACGTTCAGTCCCAGGTTAATCTTAGCATTTGGAAAAAGTATCATTTTTTGGGCTTTTTTGGCTTTGTTAAATATTTTTTACTAAATTGCACTAAAATTTTATAAAAACACAACCATGAAAAATAAAAAATCTACTATTGGTTTAATGTTATTAATGGCTGGTTCGTTAGTTTTAACTAATTGTACCAAAGACAAAACGAATCCTCAGCCTGAACCGGATAAAGATATGACCACTACTACTGAGGCCGTAAACACTCAAATGATTGTTAACGATATCCAGGAGTTATGCGGACAAGTATGTGAATCGAATGCATTTTTATTGAACGATCATGATGCAACTCCGGTTACCATTATGCAAGGAACAAACACTATTAATAGTAGTAATGCATTGGTTAATGTTGGGTCAAACTCATACACTTTAACATTCAACAATACTGTAGGTCGTGATGGTCGCGTTCGTAATGGTGTTTTAGTATTTGATTATACTGCAACTCCTGCTACTGTACCTAATAAATTTTATCGTATTCCCGGCTTTATTGTGGATGTAACTTCTGTTGGTTATTCAGTAGATAACTACACTATCAGCATCAACAACATGCGTATTTCAAATACCACTCCAATTGGTTTCCCTGGTACTGCTCCTTTTTTACCTAGCGCTACCAAAATGAGCTGGAAACAAACAGCTGATGTTAGCGTAATGTGGGCAAATGGAACAAGCACTTCTACCACTACATTTAACGGTACTATCAATAAAACATTAGAAAACACCAATAACACTTCAATTCCAATGCCTCCGGGCCCATCTGCTACAACTTATACCGTATTTGGATATAGTGGTGTAAACAATAACTTCTTAAAGTTAAACTTACAATACTCTTCTTATACTGTTGAAGGTACAGGAACTTTAGCTAACGGAACTGCTTATACACTTGCTACTTCAAATCCGTTAACACGTAATTTTGTTAGCTCTCCTGAATTATTCGTAGTTGTAGGTAGCGAAGTAATTACAGTTCAACGTCACCCATTCTTAACGGGAGTTTTAAACTTTAAACCAACAGGTAAGTCTGACAGAGTTATTGACTTTGGTGAGTCTGGAACTATCGTAGATTACAATGCCAAAGTAACTATTGAAGGTATTACTTACTCTCACGATATCCGCTAATAAAAGCATTATCATAAAACAAAAAGCCCCGAGCGCAAACCTCGGGGCTTTTTTATTGGCATTTATTTCTCTTTATGACATTTATTCAAAATACTCTTTCATGCGATCAAAGAAGCTCTTCTCCTTTTTATTTGGATTAGGCTTGAAGTTTTTAGAATCCTGTAATTGCTCCATCATTTTCTTTTCATCAGCACTCAAATTGGTTGGCACATGAATGTTCACATCCACCAATAAATCGCCTTTTCCATAAGAGTTTATATCAGGAATACCTTTGCCCTTTAAACGAAGGATTTTTCCACTTGGTGTACCCGGATCAATCTTAATTTTTACTTTACCATCAATTGTTGGAATTTCGACCTGAGTTCCGAGAGCTGCCTCAGGGAAACTAATAAATGAATGGTATATAAGGTTGTTTCCATCGCGTTTTAACTCCGGATGCTCTTCCTCTTCTACTAATATTAATAAGTCACCGTTAATGCCACCCCTTGGTGCTGCATTCCCTTTTCCGTTCATAGAAAGTTGCATCCCTTCTGCAACACCGGCCGGAATATTTACAGAGATAACCTCTTCACCTCTTACAACACCATCGCCATGACAGGTCCCGCATTTCTCCTTAATAATTTTTCCTTCGCCATGGCAAGAGCTACAAGTTGTTTGCGTTCTCATAGCACCCAATATGGTTTGCTGAACACGGGTTTGTACTCCTGAACCATTACAAATCTTACAGGTATCGTAATTATTATTTTTAGCGCCGCTTCCTTTACAGGTTCCGCAGGCGACTTGTTTATTCACCTTTATTTTTTTCTCTACGCCATGAGCAATTTCGTTCAGGTTTAATTTAACCTTAACGCGTAAGTTGGAGCCACGGTTTACACGACGGCCACCGCCATTTCCTCCGCCTCCGCCACCAAATCCAAATGCACCGCCAAAAATATCTCCGAACTGAGAGAAAATATCATCCATGTTCATTCCACCGCCACCATAGCCGCCGCCACCTGCTGCACCACTCATGCCCGCATGTCCGAACTGATCGTATCGTTGTTTTTTCTCTGCATTACTTAAAACTTCATACGCCTCTGCGGCCTCTTTAAATTTTTCTTCAGCAGCTTTATCATCCGGATTTTTATCAGGATGGTATTTAATAGCCAGCTTACGATACGCCTTTTTTATTTCGTCATCGCTTGCGTTTTTAGCTACGCCCAGTACTTCGTAATAATCTCTCTTTGCCATAGTTTAATTTGCTACCACTACCTTTGCGTAGCGAATTACTTTATCACCTAATTTATAACCTTTCTCCACCTCATCCACTACTTTCCCCTTTTGATTCTCATCGCTGGCAGGAATGTGTGTAATCGCCTCCATGGTATCTTCACTAAAAGCTAAACCAACACTCTCAAATGCCGTTAAACCTTTTTGTTGGGTATTATGCTTCATTTTATTACTAATCAAAACAATACCTTCCTTAATGGAAGCAGGATCGTTATTGTTCTCATTCGCCTTTATTGCTCTTTCCAAATCATCAATGACAGGCAAAATGGCTTTAAAAACATCTTCAGATGCAGTTTTTATCAGCTCACTTTTTTCCTTCATGGTACGCTTTCTGTAATTATCAAACTCTGAATATAAACGAAGGTATTTATCGTTTAATTCCGCTACTTGCTGCTTTAATTGATCTACCTCAGAAACTGACGTATTTTCAGCATTAGTGGCAGTATTTTCTTCTTGCCCCTCGGTATTATTCTCGGTATTATTTACATTATCCTGTTCTTTCATAGTATCAAATCAATATAAGTTCGTGATTGCTTAATTGTCAATCAATAATTTTGCCAATAAAAATAAGTGGAAATTCTGTCAGTTTTTAAGGAAATTAAACTCTGTTCGCCGGTTTAATTCATGTTCTTTGTCAGAGCACTCAACCCCATTTAAACAGCGGTTTTTGATTTGTGCTTCACCCTTTCCGGTTGGTGTTAATCTGAAATTATCAATCCCTTTGGAGGCCAGATAATCAACTACGGCCTTGGAACGTTTTTCGGATAAGGCAAGGTTCGAAGCATCATCACCTCTACTATCGGTATGTGAGATTACCTCCAATTTCACGCCCGGATTGGCTTCAAGAATTGTGATCACCTGATCTAAAATCAATTCCCCTTCAAAAGTGATATTGAACTTCCCTGATTCGTAATAGATGTTTTCGGTAACCGATAAAGTTTTTTCTCCGGATTTATCAAACTTCTTATACTTCATGGTGATATCATCTTCCTCTTCAATAGGCGCTAAAGTCACCACATCGGCCTTAAGTAATTTATATTCAAAAAAACCTTTACTTGATTTGGTTAATTCACCAACCATCTCGCCATTTTGCTTGGCCAAGTATACTTTTGGTCCGCCTTTAACTTTGTCGTTTTGCTCAATGCGAATCGACAAAGTTTGAGTGGTATCTATTTTTGTAAAAAGAAAATCACCGTAGCCATCTGTTTTAGCAGTTTTCAAAGTATCCTGTAATTGATTCACCAAATAAACATTGTGATCAGTCAATGGCTTTTTAACGGCTTCACCAATCAACAGTTTACCCGAAATATCCGCTGTTGAATAAGCCGCATTGGTGCGACAAATATTTACAAATGCTCTTTCCAATACTTTAGCACTATCGGTTTCCATCCATAAACGACCTTTAGGATTCACAACGAAAAAAGATGGGAATTTATCGGCACCAAATACCTGAACAGCCTTATCCTGAATTCCGCCTTTTGCCAAGTAATTTGTTTTTTTACCCTTGAATTTAGAATTAACCAAATTACCATCTTTGAGATAGGTTTGCCATTTAGCGTCATCTTCCTCGGCACAAACAGTTACGTATTCAATTTCTGAAGCGCCCTTGCAAGCATTATTTTGAAAACGATTCAAGATAAATTCGATGCGTTGATTAATATCTACAATTTGCTTAAGGGGTTGTTGTGTGGTGAAAAACAAAACTAACACAAAGCGATCGGGACTCCCCGGTTTTCCTGTAGGTAAATCGATGGAAGTTTTCTGATTGTCTTTATTATAAACCTCAACTTTAGCAAAAGGAATTTTCTCACCGACTCTTAATTTTTTTTGTGCGAACACAACGTTGCAGACAAAAAACAGACAAACTATGACGGCGATTTTTTTCATTAAGGTTTAATGAATTTTAATTCAACACGATTGTTTTCGAGGTGCTCTGCTTCAGTACAATTCACATTGTTTTTGCATTTATTCAGAAGCATGGTTTCACCCTTCCCTATGGTTCGTATTTTAGTCGCAACGATACCATTCGACACTAAATACGTTTTTACTGCGCTTGCGCGTTTTTTTGAAAGCTCAAGGTTTGCGGCATCATCTCCACGGCTATCTGTATGCACAATAATTTCCAAAGTATATTCCTTATTTTTTGTCATCATGGTAACTACCTTATCCAATTCAGGAGTAGTTCCTTCATCAATTTGTGCTGTACCGGCCTTAAATGTAACATTAGGATTCACTGTCAGTGCATTTTTCTGAGCCATTGTTTCCTTGTCGGAAGCATTCATTTTATTAATCTCGTTTAGTGTTAAAGGCAATTCAAATCCTACCTCAGTTTTGTTAATCATACCAAATACAGCACCGGCTGAAGTGCTTAAATAAGCTTTAGAAACGTTTTGCAAACTACCCGATGTATCTAATTTGATAATATAATCTTTTAAAAACTTAACGCCGTAAAAAGTAAATACACCTGAGTTATCAGTGGTTGTACGACTTAAAGTATCACCAAATTTATTCTTCAAAACCATTTTTTGATTCTTCACTGCGTCGGTTGGCGCTTCTGAAAACAATAAGCGGGCTTTTAAATCTTTTGTATTCACCGGTGAGTTTTTCTTTCCGTCTAACACATCTTCTATTTCCAATTGAGTTGGATTCACCATAAGTACTTGTCCGGTTTCGCTGATTAATAACGTGAGTGGCAATTGAGTGATTTTAAAATTACGTATAGTTAAATCATTGTATCCACGAGGAGCAATTAAATTACTGACACCCTCCATTTTCATATTCACGATATCCTCATTCCATGCAGTTTTATCACTTTGCACAGCTATAGTAAAAGCTTCGAATCCGTCGGCATTACGATAAACCGCGTTACTGTAACGTTCATGAATATCCAATAAACGAGGTATAAATGGTTTCGATTTACTTACACTTGATGACCAAAAATGAAGTAATACAACTTTATTAATATAAGGGAATGAAATACTTTGCTGCGTGTTTTGATTATTATAAAGAATAAGAGCCGGGGTGGGATCACCTTGTTTTAATACAGTATTCGGTGTTTGCGCGCTTAATTTAAAAGCAAACAAAACGTTCAGAACAACAACTATTTTTAACAAGCGTTTTATCATTCTTTAATTCTGAGTTCCTCTAACTTTTTATGCAAATCATCACCTCTTAATGCTTTTGCTACAATAATGCCGTTACCATCAATTAAAAAATTGGTTGGAATTGAATACACGCCATATTTTACAGCTGCCGAATTATTCCAACCGCCTAAATCACCTACATGATTGTTCCAAACCAAACCATCATTTAAAATAGCTTGTTGCCATGCGTCTTTATTATTATCTAATGAAACGCTGTATATTGTAAATCCTTTACCGCCTTTAAATTTCTGATCTTTGAAAACATTATAAGCTACAACGAGCGATGGGTTTTCAATTCGGCACGGACGGCACCAACTGGCCCAAAAATCAATCAGTACTAACTGTCCTTTTAATGAAGATAATTTAACCGGTTTTCCTTGCGGAGAGTTCAATTCAATTTCCGGTGCTTTGTTTCCCAGATTCAACCCTACAGGAGCTTCTACTGTTGTAGTCGCTACTATCGTTTCTTTTTTTGAATCGGTACTTGTTTCCTTCTTAGATTTACATGCAAAAGCAAACGTCAAAAAAATGCTTAATACTAAATATATTCTTTTAAGTTCCATTTTACTTTCTGATAATTTCAGCACCAATAGCATTTAACCTTCCATCTATATTCTGATAGCCTCTATCAATTTGATTAATGTTAAAGATGGTGCTCTTGCCTTTTGCACTCATAGCTGCAATTAATAACGATACACCCGCACGAATATCCGGCGATGCCATTTGAATTGCTTTCAACTGAACTTTTTTATCTAAACCAATCACAGTAGCACGGTGCGGATCACATAAAATAATTTGGGCACCCATGTCGATTAGTTTATCTACGAAAAATAAACGGCTCTCAAACATTTTCTGATGAATGAGAACATTTCCGCGTGCTTGGGTTGCAGTAACTAAAACAATACTTAATAAATCAGGCGTGAATCCAGGCCAAATAGCATCTGCAATGGTTAAGATTGAACCATCGATGAAAGTATCGATTTCGTAATGACTTTGGCTTGGAATGTAAATATCATCACCCCTACGTTCCATTTGAATTCCTAAACGAGAAAACACACGAGGAATACAACCTAGATTATCATACGAAACATTCTTAATGGTAATTTCAGATTGAGTCATGGCTGCTAGGCCAATGAATGAACCAATTTCAATCATGTCAGGTAACAAACGATGTTTTGTTCCTTTCAATGATGTTACACCTTCAATGTTTAACAAATTAGAACCAATACCGCTAATTTTCGCACCCATGCTCACCAGCATTTTACATAATTGCTGAATGTAAGGTTCGCAAGCCGCATTGTAGATGGTGGTTGTGCCTTCTGCTAAAACAGCTGCCATAATGATATTGGCAGTTCCTGTAACAGAAGCTTCATCCAACAACATGTAAGTGCCTTTTAATTTATCGGCATGCACTTTAAACATTTCATCATGTCCGTCGTAATCAAATTGCGCTCCTAAATTTTGGAAGCCCAAGAAATGAGTATCCATACGACGACGGCCAATTTTATCACCTCCCGGTTTCGGCATGTAAGCTCTTCCAAATCGTGCTAACATCGGACCAATTATCATTACTGAGCCTCGTAAACCTCCGCCCTTCTTTTTAAACTCAGGCGATACGAGATAATCAACCTTCACTTCATCGGCCTGAAAAGTATATTCTTCATGGCCGGTTTTTTCAATTTTTACACCCAAATCACGTAATAAATCAATAAGCTTATTGATGTCAACGATATCAGGAATATTACTGATGGTAACTTTTTCGTTGGTAAGTAAAACGGCGCAAATGATTTGCAGCGCTTCGTTTTTAGCTCCTTGCGGAATGATATCTCCTTTTAATTGTTTGCCTCCGGTAACTTCAAAAATGGCCATAGTATAGGGAAATGAGATTAATGTTTGCGATGGTGTTTATTATGTTTATGCTTATGCTTGTTATTTTGGAACTTGTGGCGAGGTTTGTTATTGTTATTATTCCCTCTCAATTCCTGATGAGAACTCAATACCGCTGATTCATCCATTTTTAACTCACCTCCCGATAATTCCTGAAGATTTTTAAAAATGACATCATCAGTTATCGAATCTTTATTCCAGTTGAGGTAAGACTTTTTTAGATGATTGGCTATGTGACGAGTTAATTCATCCTTCTCCGGACCATCCTTCAATTTTTTAGCTTGCTCAATGATTTTTTCGATGGATTTTCCATAATGTTTATAACGGATTTTTCCGCTAGGATAGGTTAACCGTTCCGGCTTTTCTTTAAAGGTTTCAGGTGATGGTTTCGGATAAGGCGAGTCCACATCCAATTTAAATTCTGAAATAATAAAAAGATGATCCCATAATTTGTGCGTAAAGTCCGCTACATCACGCAAATGCGGATTTAACTGCCCCATTACCTGAATAATTGCGCGAGCACACAAATTTCTTTCATCACGGTCTTTAAGGGTACAGCAATATTCTATCATTCCCTGAATATTTCTACCATATTCGGGGATAATCATTTTGGGCTGTTGGGTGTTGTATTCCATAGTAGTTTCAAAGTATAAATATAGCTAAAATAAGGGTAGGATTTAAAGTTTTAAACTATTTATTAACCAATCGCATGTTTATTACCTGATTTTTTATTTTTACGTCATAAACCATTAAAAAATTACAATTATGTTTGATTTAAAAGTAGCGGTGACGAATATTGCAGCGCGTTGGAACTACAAAGTAGACGAAGTTTCTCCTGGGGTATACAGAATGGATGTAGCCATTAAAATGAAAGATGGAACTTTCCGTTACCAGTTTGTGTACGTTTGGATAATTCAAGGACGTTATTTCGGTAAGGACGTAGTGTATATGAACAGCCGCTGCGGTGAATTCACGCAAAATTTAAATTTATACAAATTATTAAAAGAAGGTGGTTATGGTACTTATTCTGCTGTAACTGTAACAACAGATAAGCGTGCCGATGGCTCTCCGTGTGAGACAGTTATCGTTCAAGCTGTTCAGCCGATTGAGTTTACCAATGAAGCGATTCTAAATGAGGTAATTTATGACGTGGCGTTTAACGCGGATGCGATTGAATCACTTTATTTTGGCGGCGACAAAAACTAAGAATCAAAAAATAAATCTTATATTTAGCCCTCTTTAAAAACATACTTTATGTCAGTTCTCGTAAATAAAAATTCTAAAATCATTGTTCAAGGTTTTACCGGTGGCGAAGGAACTTTCCACGCTACACAAATGATTGAATATGGTACTAACGTTGTGGGCGGAGTAACGCCGGGCAAAGGCGGTACTAAACATTTGGATCGCCCGGTATTTAACACAGTTGCCGATGCGGTAAAAAACACCGGTGCGGATGTATCTATCATTTTTGTTCCTGCGGCATTTGCTGCTGATGCAATTATGGAGGCTGCTGATGCCGGTATCAAAGTAATTATTTGTATTACTGAAGGTATTCCTGTGAAGGACATGATTTACACGAAAGAATATTTGAAAGGTAAAGATTGCCGTTTAATTGGCCCTAACTGTCCCGGTGTTATCACTGCAGGAGAAGCGAAGGTTGGAATTATGCCGGGCTTTGTTTTCAAAAAAGGCAAAATCGGAATTGTTTCTAAATCAGGTACTTTAACTTACGAAGCTGCTGATCAAGTGGCAAAAGCAGGCTTAGGCGTAACAACAGCTATTGGAATTGGTGGCGACCCTATCATTGGAACTACCACAAAAGAAGCGGTTGAATTATTAATGAATGACCCTGAAACAGAAGGTATCATTATGATTGGAGAAATCGGTGGTACTTATGAAGCGGATGCGGCACGTTGGATTAAAGCCAATGGCAATAAAAAACCTGTTGTAGGTTTTATTGCCGGACAAACTGCGCCTAAAGGTCGTACTATGGGACATGCCGGTGCAATTGTAGGTGGTAAAGATGATACAGCACAAGCTAAAATGGCCATCATGAAAGAGTGTGGATTACACGTTTGTGAATCACCTGCCGAAATTGGTAAAACAATGGCAAAAGTGTTAGGTAAAGTAGTCGCTTAATTCTTTTACATAAAAAATATAAAAAGTCGCAAGAAAAAACTTGCGACTTTTTTATTTCCATTCAATTCTAATCAATTGATTTTTTATTGAAGATAATGTATCCGAAATGGAAGAAAAACGAGAAGCTGTTTTCGTTTTTATCGTAGTAGTTCACACCAACACTAAGTGGGCCAACCGGTGTGTTGTATACCAATGCAAACGTACCAATGAAATTACGATACAATAATGGTAAGGAATATTGCGCGGTTTGCTTCGGTGTTGAAGTAATGGTATTAATTGGTTGAAACAAATAACCCTCCAGCCTGATATCGAAATTTTTAATCGGAGTAGTAACGGTTTTAAGCCCTCCGGCAACGTATTGATGCGCGCGATAAGCAGGAATGAATAAAGTTTGACTTTCCAATGTTGGGTTAAAAGCAGGAGCCGATAAAATACTGGAAGTGTAATTTGTAAAAAAGGTTTGGGTTGAATAAACACCCTCCGCAAACACGCCAATTTTAAAGCGTTTAATAGTTCTGATATAACTATCAAAAGTTAATTTTAGCGTTAACCATTGATGATGCGGATAGTTAATCGATTTTAATGAATCGATGGATGTAGTACCCGGATAATAACTCTCAGAACCGCTTACATATTTCGCTTTAAAACACAAACGAGTTCCATCCGTTGCGTATTGTTTTCTATTCAGTGTATTGAGTTCGTATGAGAATTGTCCGAATGCAAAACCGAAATACGAAGCATCTGCGGTATCCAA is part of the Bacteroidota bacterium genome and encodes:
- the sucD gene encoding succinate--CoA ligase subunit alpha encodes the protein MSVLVNKNSKIIVQGFTGGEGTFHATQMIEYGTNVVGGVTPGKGGTKHLDRPVFNTVADAVKNTGADVSIIFVPAAFAADAIMEAADAGIKVIICITEGIPVKDMIYTKEYLKGKDCRLIGPNCPGVITAGEAKVGIMPGFVFKKGKIGIVSKSGTLTYEAADQVAKAGLGVTTAIGIGGDPIIGTTTKEAVELLMNDPETEGIIMIGEIGGTYEADAARWIKANGNKKPVVGFIAGQTAPKGRTMGHAGAIVGGKDDTAQAKMAIMKECGLHVCESPAEIGKTMAKVLGKVVA